A section of the Gloeocapsa sp. DLM2.Bin57 genome encodes:
- a CDS encoding DUF488 domain-containing protein has translation MNTIYTIGHSNLSLAEFLNLLKQHHIRAIADVRSHPYSRYLPHFSQKPLQEQLLQHQINYVFLGKQLGARPTNSDCYVNGKAVYSQIAKTTEFKQGIQELLTLAATNKTAIMCSEKDPINCHRAILICQHLKSYNLEIVHILSNGNLENHQDFESRLLEHTKLVKNSLQLSLFDHFQEELLQKAYQNQGEKIAYKEK, from the coding sequence ATGAATACAATCTATACTATTGGACACAGTAATCTAAGTTTAGCTGAATTTCTCAATCTGCTTAAACAACACCATATAAGGGCGATCGCTGATGTCCGTTCTCATCCCTATAGTCGTTATTTACCCCATTTTAGCCAAAAACCTTTACAAGAACAATTATTACAACACCAGATTAATTATGTATTTTTGGGCAAACAATTAGGGGCTAGACCAACTAATTCTGATTGTTATGTTAATGGTAAAGCTGTTTATAGTCAGATAGCTAAAACAACAGAGTTTAAGCAAGGAATCCAAGAGTTATTAACTTTAGCTGCTACCAATAAAACCGCGATTATGTGTTCAGAAAAAGACCCCATTAATTGTCATCGCGCTATTTTGATTTGTCAACATCTCAAGTCTTATAACCTCGAAATTGTGCATATTTTGAGTAACGGTAACCTAGAAAATCATCAGGATTTTGAAAGTAGATTACTAGAACATACTAAATTAGTGAAAAATAGCTTACAATTAAGTTTATTTGACCATTTTCAGGAAGAATTACTGCAAAAAGCTTATCAGAATCAAGGTGAAAAAATTGCCTACAAAGAAAAATAA
- a CDS encoding glycosyltransferase family 2 protein, which produces MMSEYWSEKEDNQSIDSITSVLSEWSDNIFFDGLGGRRKKAAFTVILVSTVTITLHLISWGYWLILLLSAIVLMRLANLILAEPEELPQPLAESELAAAPFVSLLIAAKNEEAVIANLVKMLLQLNYPQDKYEIWVVDDQSSDRTGLILDQIAQQSPQLKVLHRLPGAGGGKSGALNQVLPRCRGEIIGVFDADAQVSPDLLLYVTSMFKTESIGAVQVRKSITNAEFNFWTQGQDTEMVLDSYLQQQRIAVGGMGELRGNGQFVRRSALESCGGWNEETITDDLDLTIRLHLEQWDIGFLPYPAVGEEGVTSAIALWHQRNRWAEGGYQRYLDYWRFLASKRLSLAKKLDLMLFFGFQYLLPTAAIPDLMMVILRHRPPIFAPLSTLLISMSCWSMLWGLIRIRRQQQPVTFSFLMAITWQIYKGMIYMLHWLIVMPSTIMRMSIRPKRLKWVKTIHQGI; this is translated from the coding sequence ATTATGTCAGAGTACTGGTCAGAAAAAGAGGATAATCAAAGTATAGACTCGATAACTTCGGTGCTATCGGAATGGTCTGACAATATTTTTTTTGATGGTTTAGGGGGTAGAAGAAAAAAAGCCGCCTTTACCGTAATCTTAGTTTCAACAGTAACCATTACCCTTCATCTAATCTCCTGGGGTTATTGGTTAATCCTCCTTTTGAGTGCTATAGTTCTGATGAGACTAGCTAATTTAATTTTAGCTGAACCAGAAGAATTACCCCAACCCCTTGCTGAATCAGAGTTAGCAGCAGCACCCTTTGTATCTCTACTAATTGCCGCTAAAAACGAAGAAGCCGTTATCGCTAATTTAGTTAAGATGTTATTGCAACTCAACTACCCTCAAGATAAATATGAGATTTGGGTAGTGGATGACCAAAGTAGCGATCGCACTGGTTTAATTCTCGACCAAATAGCCCAACAATCCCCACAACTCAAGGTTTTACATCGTCTTCCTGGTGCAGGTGGTGGTAAATCAGGCGCACTCAATCAGGTTTTACCCCGTTGTCGTGGTGAAATTATCGGGGTTTTTGATGCTGATGCACAAGTTTCCCCAGACTTATTACTTTACGTAACATCCATGTTCAAGACAGAGAGTATAGGTGCAGTACAAGTGCGCAAAAGTATCACCAACGCTGAATTTAACTTCTGGACTCAAGGACAAGATACGGAAATGGTCCTAGATAGTTATTTACAACAACAACGCATAGCAGTAGGAGGAATGGGAGAATTAAGAGGTAATGGTCAATTCGTGCGTCGTAGCGCCTTAGAAAGCTGTGGAGGTTGGAACGAAGAAACCATCACCGATGATCTAGATTTAACCATCAGACTACATTTAGAACAATGGGATATTGGTTTTTTACCCTATCCCGCAGTAGGAGAAGAAGGAGTAACTTCAGCGATCGCCCTTTGGCATCAACGTAATAGATGGGCAGAAGGAGGATATCAACGTTATCTGGACTATTGGCGTTTCCTAGCTAGTAAAAGGCTAAGTTTAGCTAAAAAACTCGATTTAATGCTCTTTTTTGGCTTTCAGTATTTATTACCCACAGCAGCCATACCAGATTTAATGATGGTAATTTTACGTCATCGTCCCCCCATTTTTGCACCATTGAGTACTCTACTAATTTCTATGTCTTGTTGGAGTATGTTATGGGGATTGATTCGCATTCGTCGTCAACAACAACCCGTGACTTTCTCCTTTCTAATGGCGATTACTTGGCAAATATATAAAGGGATGATTTATATGTTACATTGGTTAATAGTCATGCCAAGTACTATTATGCGGATGTCAATAAGACCAAAACGTCTCAAATGGGTTAAAACTATCCACCAAGGAATATAG
- a CDS encoding bifunctional sterol desaturase/short chain dehydrogenase encodes MFTIGITITAIALGAILWVELVRDTYHFISHYWQPLYRLHNWHHRVFRPDLSVINETIYRQAQWYNDVPESLVMLCLSLLPVCLAYQFSRSYAWVSWLGTIYTLSFLAGAIARGSGISWANEITDITHLPGEFRTTPGNLFVNRPYHWRHHFDNQKAYYCGTLTIFDKLMGTALSLKGKTIAVTGASGSLGQALLKHLHQKGAKVIALTSKTQTIEIETPEGKIPINTITWQTGQEAELLPSLTKVDILIINHGVNVHSSRDSEAIACSYEVNAFSGWRLLELFLTTVKTNQDKATKEVWINTSEAESLPAFSPLYELSKRTMGDLVTLRRLDAPCIIRKLILGPFKSNLNPIGVMSADWVAKQIVNLAQRDIRNIIVTIDPLTYLVFPIKEFCQSTYFKLFTKG; translated from the coding sequence ATGTTCACAATTGGCATTACGATTACAGCGATCGCCCTCGGTGCGATTCTCTGGGTAGAATTGGTCAGAGATACTTATCATTTTATCTCTCATTACTGGCAACCTCTGTACCGATTACATAATTGGCATCATCGCGTTTTTCGTCCAGATTTATCGGTGATTAATGAGACAATTTATCGTCAAGCACAATGGTATAATGATGTCCCTGAGTCTCTGGTGATGTTGTGCTTGAGTTTATTACCCGTGTGCTTAGCTTATCAGTTTTCTAGGTCCTATGCTTGGGTAAGTTGGTTAGGTACTATCTATACTTTGAGCTTTTTAGCAGGGGCGATCGCTAGGGGTAGCGGTATCTCTTGGGCTAATGAAATCACCGATATTACTCATCTTCCTGGTGAATTTAGGACTACACCTGGTAACTTGTTTGTTAATCGACCCTATCATTGGCGTCACCATTTTGATAACCAAAAAGCCTATTATTGTGGTACATTGACAATATTTGATAAGTTAATGGGAACAGCACTATCTCTGAAAGGAAAAACCATCGCGGTAACTGGAGCATCAGGATCTTTAGGACAAGCTTTACTTAAACATCTACACCAAAAAGGAGCAAAAGTAATCGCTCTGACTTCCAAAACACAGACAATAGAGATAGAAACACCTGAAGGGAAAATACCAATTAATACTATCACCTGGCAAACAGGTCAAGAAGCAGAATTATTACCTAGTTTAACTAAAGTGGATATTCTGATTATTAATCACGGTGTTAATGTCCATAGTAGTAGAGATAGTGAGGCGATCGCTTGTTCCTATGAAGTTAACGCTTTTTCGGGATGGCGTCTGTTAGAACTGTTTTTGACTACGGTGAAAACTAATCAAGATAAAGCGACTAAGGAAGTCTGGATTAATACCTCAGAAGCTGAAAGTCTCCCCGCTTTTAGTCCTCTCTATGAATTGAGTAAACGCACTATGGGAGATTTAGTCACCCTCCGTCGTCTCGATGCACCCTGTATCATACGTAAATTGATTTTAGGACCATTTAAAAGCAATCTTAACCCCATTGGGGTGATGTCAGCAGATTGGGTAGCTAAACAAATTGTCAATTTAGCTCAACGAGATATCCGCAATATCATTGTTACTATTGACCCACTTACTTATCTAGTTTTCCCGATTAAGGAATTTTGCCAATCTACTTACTTTAAACTATTTACCAAAGGATAA
- the ald gene encoding alanine dehydrogenase, whose product MRIGVPKEIKDQEFRVGLTPSSVRVLTDLNHQVYIETDAGKGAGFPDAEYASSGAKIVSVDEVWSQELIVKVKEPLPSEYDRLHSEQILFTYLHLAADRTLTEHLIKSGVTAIAYETVTLPDRRLPLLTPMSIIAGRLAVQFGARYLEKQQGGSGVLLGGFPGVRPGTVVILGGGVVGTEAAKMAIGMGAQVKILDVNVDRLAYLENLFGSRVELLYSSPAQIEEVVPHADLLIGAVLILGRRAPILVKRELVKQMRPGSVIIDVAVDQGGCIETLQTTSHSKPTYVEEGIVHFGVPNMPGAVPWTATQALNNSTLPYVVKLANQGLEALTTDKTLYEGLNVQNHSLIHPAVKEVFPDL is encoded by the coding sequence ATGCGTATCGGTGTCCCCAAAGAAATCAAAGATCAAGAATTCCGCGTTGGTTTGACCCCAAGTAGCGTTAGAGTCTTAACAGACCTTAACCACCAAGTCTATATCGAAACAGACGCAGGTAAAGGCGCAGGGTTTCCTGATGCAGAATACGCTAGTTCAGGTGCAAAAATAGTCTCTGTAGATGAGGTTTGGTCTCAAGAATTGATCGTTAAAGTCAAAGAGCCTTTGCCTAGTGAATATGATAGATTACATTCAGAACAAATCCTGTTTACTTACCTTCATTTAGCTGCCGATCGCACTCTGACTGAACATTTAATTAAATCGGGAGTAACGGCGATCGCCTATGAAACCGTGACTCTACCCGACCGCAGATTACCATTACTGACACCAATGAGTATCATAGCGGGAAGACTAGCGGTACAATTTGGCGCGAGATATCTAGAAAAACAACAAGGAGGAAGTGGAGTACTTTTAGGGGGATTTCCCGGAGTACGTCCAGGTACAGTAGTCATTCTCGGTGGTGGTGTCGTGGGTACAGAAGCTGCTAAAATGGCGATCGGTATGGGTGCACAAGTAAAAATCTTGGACGTTAATGTCGATCGCCTCGCTTATCTAGAGAATCTCTTTGGTTCTAGAGTAGAATTACTCTACAGTAGTCCTGCTCAAATTGAAGAAGTTGTTCCCCATGCTGATTTACTTATTGGTGCAGTCTTAATTTTAGGACGTCGCGCACCTATTTTGGTTAAGCGTGAATTGGTTAAACAAATGCGCCCAGGTTCAGTTATTATCGACGTAGCGGTAGATCAAGGGGGTTGCATAGAAACCCTGCAAACAACCTCCCACAGTAAACCAACTTATGTAGAAGAAGGCATTGTACATTTTGGAGTACCTAATATGCCTGGTGCTGTACCTTGGACAGCTACTCAAGCACTCAATAATAGTACTCTCCCCTATGTGGTTAAATTGGCTAACCAGGGTTTAGAAGCTTTAACAACTGATAAAACTCTCTATGAGGGTTTAAACGTGCAAAATCACTCTTTGATTCATCCTGCGGTTAAGGAGGTTTTTCCTGATTTGTAA
- the metH gene encoding methionine synthase, with protein MNSAFLNHLHKPNRPVLVFDGAMGTSIQSQNLTAEDFGGPEYEGCNEYLVHTKPEAIAQVHRAFLEVGADVIETDTFGGTHLVLGEYDLADQAYYLNKTAAQLAKKLTTEYSTPEKPRFVAGSMGPGTKLPTLGHIDFDTLKNAYVEQARGLYDGGVDLLLVETCQDVLQIKAALNAIEEVFAEKGDRLPLMVSITMEVMGTMLVGSEINAALAILEPYPIDILGLNCATGPEQMKEHIKYLSEHSPFIVSCIPNAGLPENVGGQAHYRLTPMELRMALMHFIEDLGVQVIGGCCGTRPEHIGQLVEMSKTLTPKQRHYHYEPAAASIYTTQNYLQDNSFLIIGERLNASGSKKCRDLLNAEDWDGLVSLAKAQVKEGAHILDVNVDYVGRDGEKDMHELASKLVNNVTLPLMLDSTEWQKMAAGLKVAGGKCILNSTNYEDGEPRFYKVLELAKQFGAGIVVGTIDEEGMARTAEKKFEIAKRAYEAATAYGIPGHEVFFDPLALPISTGIEEDRENGKATIEAIAKIRKELPDCHIVLGVSNISFGLNPAARQVLNSIFLYEAMQVGMDAAIVSANKILPVAKIEPEHQQICRDLIYDRRKFEGDICVYDPLTKLTEVFAGKTTKRDKSGDEHLPLEEKLTRHIIDGERQGLEDNLAKALEQYPPLDIINVFLLDGMKVVGELFGSGQMQLPFVLQSAQTMKAAVAYLEPFMEKKADNSSKGKFIIATVKGDVHDIGKNLVDIILSNNGYEVINLGIKQPVENIIQAYEEHGADCIAMSGLLVKSTAFMKENLAVFNERGITVPVILGGAALTPKFVYEDCRKTYKGQVIYGKDAFSDLHFMDKLMPAKHESQWSDSEGFLGEYAINNARQLVEEDQTEDSTTTTSESSTETVIDTKRSEAVEVDIPRPTPPFWGTKVLSPADFDLKEIFWYLDLQALIAGQWQFRKPKEQSRAEYDQFLADKVYPLLEDWKQRVVAENILHPTVIYGYFPCQSEGNSLLIYEPEIVQNKGFSADLEPIAVFTFPRQKSGRRLCIADFFAPKESGLVDVFPMQAVTVGEVATEYAQKLFAANEYSDYLYYHGMAVQTAEALAEWTHSLIRRELGFVANEPDNIKDMLQQRYQGSRYSFGYPACPNIQDQYRQLELLGCDRINMYMDESEQIYPEQSTTAIITYHPAAKYFTA; from the coding sequence ATGAATAGTGCTTTTCTCAATCATCTTCATAAACCTAATCGTCCCGTGTTAGTCTTTGACGGAGCGATGGGAACTTCTATACAATCTCAAAACCTCACAGCAGAAGATTTTGGTGGTCCTGAATACGAAGGGTGTAACGAATATTTAGTACATACTAAACCAGAAGCGATCGCTCAGGTTCATAGGGCATTTTTAGAAGTAGGCGCAGATGTGATTGAAACTGATACATTTGGGGGAACACATCTAGTCTTAGGAGAATACGATCTCGCAGATCAAGCTTATTATCTTAACAAAACAGCAGCTCAATTAGCCAAAAAACTAACAACAGAATACTCTACCCCAGAAAAACCAAGGTTTGTAGCAGGTTCAATGGGTCCGGGAACTAAATTACCTACCCTCGGACATATCGACTTTGATACCCTGAAAAACGCTTATGTAGAACAAGCAAGAGGATTATACGATGGTGGAGTAGATTTATTGCTCGTAGAAACCTGTCAAGATGTTCTGCAAATCAAAGCAGCTTTAAACGCGATTGAAGAAGTCTTCGCCGAAAAAGGCGATCGCCTTCCTTTGATGGTGTCTATCACCATGGAAGTAATGGGAACAATGCTCGTAGGCTCAGAAATTAACGCAGCTTTAGCCATACTTGAACCCTATCCTATCGATATTCTCGGTCTAAACTGCGCCACAGGTCCAGAGCAGATGAAAGAACATATCAAATATCTCTCTGAACACTCTCCCTTTATCGTCTCCTGTATCCCTAACGCAGGATTACCAGAAAACGTAGGCGGACAGGCTCACTACAGATTAACTCCTATGGAGCTACGCATGGCGTTGATGCACTTCATCGAAGACTTAGGAGTACAAGTAATCGGTGGTTGTTGTGGAACAAGACCAGAACATATCGGTCAACTCGTGGAAATGAGTAAAACCCTTACCCCCAAACAACGCCATTATCACTACGAACCAGCAGCAGCATCGATTTATACCACCCAAAATTATCTTCAAGATAACTCCTTCCTGATCATCGGAGAAAGACTCAACGCTAGTGGTTCAAAAAAATGTCGTGACCTTCTTAACGCCGAAGATTGGGATGGTTTAGTCTCCCTAGCTAAAGCCCAAGTCAAAGAAGGTGCTCATATCCTTGACGTCAACGTAGATTACGTAGGACGGGATGGAGAAAAAGATATGCACGAGTTAGCCTCAAAGTTGGTTAATAACGTGACCTTACCCTTGATGCTAGACTCCACAGAATGGCAAAAAATGGCAGCAGGGTTGAAAGTAGCAGGGGGGAAATGTATCCTTAATTCTACCAACTACGAAGATGGAGAGCCACGCTTCTATAAAGTCTTAGAATTAGCTAAACAATTCGGCGCAGGTATCGTCGTAGGAACGATTGACGAAGAAGGAATGGCTCGTACAGCCGAGAAAAAATTTGAGATTGCTAAACGAGCTTATGAAGCAGCTACAGCCTACGGAATACCAGGACACGAGGTGTTTTTTGACCCACTAGCTTTACCAATCTCCACAGGGATAGAAGAAGATAGAGAAAACGGCAAAGCAACCATCGAAGCGATCGCTAAAATCAGAAAAGAATTACCCGACTGTCATATTGTTTTGGGTGTTTCTAACATCTCCTTCGGTTTAAACCCGGCGGCCCGTCAAGTACTTAACTCAATATTTCTTTACGAAGCAATGCAGGTAGGAATGGACGCAGCGATCGTCAGCGCTAATAAAATCCTTCCTGTAGCTAAAATAGAACCAGAACATCAACAAATTTGTCGAGATTTAATCTACGATCGCCGTAAATTTGAAGGTGATATCTGTGTTTATGACCCCCTAACCAAACTAACAGAAGTATTCGCAGGTAAAACCACTAAACGAGATAAATCCGGAGACGAACATTTACCCCTAGAAGAAAAACTAACACGACACATTATCGATGGGGAACGTCAAGGACTAGAAGATAACCTTGCCAAAGCTTTAGAACAATATCCACCCCTAGATATTATTAACGTTTTCCTCCTCGATGGGATGAAAGTAGTCGGGGAATTATTCGGCTCAGGACAAATGCAATTACCCTTTGTACTGCAATCAGCCCAAACTATGAAAGCAGCGGTAGCTTATCTAGAACCTTTCATGGAGAAAAAAGCTGATAATAGTAGTAAGGGTAAATTTATCATCGCTACGGTTAAAGGAGACGTTCACGATATCGGTAAAAACCTCGTAGATATCATTCTCAGTAATAATGGTTACGAAGTAATTAACCTTGGTATCAAACAACCCGTAGAAAATATTATTCAAGCTTACGAAGAACATGGGGCTGACTGTATCGCTATGAGTGGACTTTTGGTTAAATCCACAGCCTTTATGAAAGAAAACCTCGCAGTCTTCAACGAACGGGGTATCACTGTACCAGTTATCCTCGGTGGTGCTGCTTTAACCCCTAAATTCGTTTACGAAGACTGTCGTAAAACCTATAAAGGTCAAGTCATCTACGGTAAAGACGCCTTCAGTGACCTACACTTTATGGATAAATTAATGCCAGCTAAACATGAGAGTCAATGGTCAGATTCAGAAGGATTCCTCGGAGAATACGCGATTAATAACGCTAGACAATTAGTAGAAGAAGATCAAACCGAAGACTCAACCACTACTACCTCAGAGTCATCTACAGAGACAGTAATAGATACCAAACGTTCTGAAGCAGTAGAGGTAGATATACCACGTCCTACACCGCCATTTTGGGGAACAAAGGTACTATCTCCTGCTGATTTCGATTTAAAGGAGATTTTCTGGTATCTAGACTTACAAGCTTTAATCGCAGGTCAATGGCAATTCCGTAAACCCAAGGAACAATCACGCGCAGAATACGATCAATTCCTCGCCGACAAGGTTTACCCCCTTTTAGAGGATTGGAAACAAAGAGTTGTCGCTGAAAATATTCTTCATCCTACGGTTATTTATGGTTATTTTCCCTGTCAATCTGAGGGTAACTCTCTGTTGATCTATGAACCTGAAATAGTCCAAAATAAAGGTTTTTCAGCAGATTTAGAACCAATCGCCGTCTTTACCTTCCCCAGACAAAAATCGGGACGTCGTCTCTGTATCGCTGACTTTTTTGCACCTAAAGAAAGTGGTCTAGTGGATGTCTTCCCTATGCAAGCAGTAACCGTAGGAGAAGTAGCCACAGAATACGCTCAAAAACTCTTTGCAGCTAATGAGTATAGCGATTATCTCTACTATCACGGTATGGCGGTACAAACCGCAGAAGCTTTAGCAGAATGGACACACTCCCTTATCCGTCGAGAGTTGGGCTTCGTGGCTAATGAACCAGATAATATCAAGGATATGCTA
- the recA gene encoding recombinase RecA — MASSSLSNNPDKEKALNLVLNQIERNFGKGAIMRLGDAVQMRVETIPSGALTLDLALGGGLPKGRIIEIYGPESSGKTTLALHAIAEVQKSGGVAAFVDAEHALDPTYSEALGVDIANLLVAQPDTGEAALEIVDQLVRSAAVDLVVIDSVAALVPRAEIEGEMGDTQVGLQARLMSKALRKIAGNIGKSGCTVIFLNQLRQKIGVTYGNPEVTTGGNALKFYASIRLDIRRIQTLKKGNEGEYGIRAKVKVAKNKVAPPFRIAEFDIIFGHGISRIGCLLDLAEKTDVIIRKGAWYSYQGDNIAQGRDNAVNYLEQNPQMVEEVEQEVKSKLDINSLVASDSDDETEDNSMDFAEDEI; from the coding sequence ATGGCTAGCAGCAGCTTGAGTAACAATCCCGATAAAGAAAAAGCTCTAAATTTAGTACTAAATCAAATTGAGCGCAATTTTGGCAAAGGCGCAATTATGCGTCTAGGGGACGCGGTGCAAATGCGCGTAGAAACCATCCCTAGCGGCGCTTTAACCCTAGATTTAGCCCTAGGTGGTGGTCTCCCGAAAGGTCGTATTATCGAAATTTATGGACCAGAAAGTTCGGGAAAAACCACCCTAGCTTTACACGCGATCGCCGAAGTCCAAAAATCAGGAGGAGTTGCAGCTTTTGTCGATGCTGAACACGCTTTAGATCCTACTTATTCAGAAGCTTTGGGTGTAGATATAGCTAATCTCCTTGTAGCTCAACCAGATACGGGAGAAGCAGCTTTAGAAATAGTCGATCAATTAGTGCGATCGGCAGCTGTGGATTTAGTAGTAATTGACTCGGTAGCAGCTTTAGTACCTCGGGCTGAAATCGAAGGGGAAATGGGTGATACACAAGTAGGTTTACAAGCTCGGTTAATGAGTAAAGCCCTACGTAAAATCGCTGGTAATATCGGTAAATCTGGTTGTACAGTCATTTTTCTCAATCAGTTACGTCAAAAAATTGGTGTAACCTATGGTAACCCAGAAGTCACAACGGGAGGAAACGCCCTTAAATTCTACGCCTCTATCAGACTAGATATCCGTCGCATTCAAACTCTCAAAAAAGGTAACGAGGGTGAATATGGTATCCGCGCTAAAGTTAAAGTAGCTAAAAATAAAGTAGCCCCTCCTTTTCGCATCGCTGAATTTGATATTATCTTTGGACACGGTATCTCTCGGATTGGCTGTTTATTAGATTTAGCGGAAAAAACAGACGTGATTATCCGTAAGGGAGCTTGGTATAGTTATCAAGGTGATAATATCGCTCAAGGTAGAGATAACGCTGTCAATTACCTCGAACAAAATCCCCAAATGGTAGAAGAAGTGGAACAAGAAGTTAAGTCTAAATTAGATATTAATTCCCTAGTTGCTAGTGATAGTGACGATGAGACAGAAGATAACTCCATGGATTTTGCCGAAGACGAAATATAA
- a CDS encoding manganese efflux pump, with amino-acid sequence MQSETILLLGLGLSADACAVALTSGLMIRNLKLSKALKIALFFGIFQAGMVISGWGIGLSFRELISAIGGWIAFSLLTFLGGKMIYEAIKKDEEEERFNPLDNQVLIVLAIATSLDALAAGITLSLLQVSILTAGALIGIITFSLCLIAVFLGHKFGHLWKNQVEITGGIILIAIGLRILVETI; translated from the coding sequence ATGCAATCAGAAACAATATTGTTATTGGGTTTAGGTTTATCCGCTGATGCTTGCGCGGTAGCCTTGACTAGTGGTTTAATGATACGTAACCTCAAACTGTCCAAAGCTTTGAAAATAGCGCTTTTTTTTGGTATATTTCAAGCAGGAATGGTAATCTCAGGTTGGGGGATTGGTTTGAGTTTTCGAGAGTTAATTTCTGCTATCGGAGGTTGGATCGCTTTTAGCTTATTAACCTTTTTAGGGGGTAAAATGATCTATGAAGCTATTAAAAAAGATGAAGAGGAAGAGAGATTTAATCCCTTAGATAATCAAGTTTTAATAGTTTTAGCGATCGCCACTAGTTTAGACGCTTTAGCTGCGGGGATTACCTTATCCTTGTTACAAGTGTCTATCTTAACAGCGGGAGCGTTAATTGGAATAATTACCTTTTCCCTATGTTTAATAGCTGTATTTTTAGGTCATAAATTTGGTCATCTCTGGAAGAATCAAGTAGAAATCACAGGGGGAATAATTTTAATAGCTATCGGTTTAAGAATTCTTGTAGAAACGATTTAA
- a CDS encoding DUF488 domain-containing protein, with product MPTKKNKINLFTIGFTQKTAQDFFQLLINNKVQKLIDVRLNNVSQLAGFTKKKDLEYFLAAIADIQYEHNLDLAPNQEILSAYKKVHKDWSIYEQQFIKLITQRQIATKLSLSSLANSCLLCSESLPLHCHRRLVAEYLQLHWGDIKIIHL from the coding sequence TTGCCTACAAAGAAAAATAAGATTAATCTATTTACGATTGGTTTTACTCAAAAAACAGCCCAAGATTTTTTTCAGTTATTAATTAATAATAAAGTCCAGAAACTTATCGACGTTAGGCTAAATAATGTCTCCCAATTAGCGGGTTTTACTAAGAAGAAGGATTTAGAATACTTTTTAGCAGCGATCGCCGATATTCAATATGAACATAACCTAGATTTAGCGCCAAATCAAGAGATTTTAAGCGCTTATAAAAAAGTCCATAAGGATTGGTCTATTTATGAACAACAATTTATTAAGTTAATAACTCAGCGTCAAATTGCCACGAAATTATCACTCTCATCATTAGCTAATAGTTGTTTATTATGTAGTGAATCTTTACCCCTTCATTGTCATCGTCGTTTGGTAGCAGAATATTTACAGTTACATTGGGGGGATATTAAGATTATTCATCTTTAG
- a CDS encoding universal stress protein, with amino-acid sequence MYKKILVSIDLSAINTQVLARGLSLAKAYQADVMLLHVLSPEDEDSPLAIPPNLTEIYPAVGNDYTMETWRQQWQEFEQKGLKTLQNLAQEATSSGVKVEYQQVPGIPGRTICRVAEKWQADLILIGRRGRTALMELFLGSVSNYVVHHAQCCVLIVQHKD; translated from the coding sequence ATGTATAAAAAAATTTTAGTCTCTATCGATTTATCGGCAATAAATACTCAGGTTTTAGCCCGTGGACTATCTTTAGCTAAAGCGTATCAAGCCGATGTGATGTTATTACACGTTTTGTCACCTGAAGACGAAGATAGTCCTTTAGCTATTCCCCCGAATTTAACCGAAATTTATCCCGCGGTGGGGAATGACTATACTATGGAAACTTGGCGTCAACAGTGGCAAGAATTTGAACAAAAAGGTCTAAAAACTTTGCAAAACTTGGCTCAAGAAGCAACCTCTTCAGGAGTTAAGGTAGAGTATCAACAAGTACCAGGAATCCCTGGGAGAACTATTTGTCGAGTCGCTGAAAAATGGCAAGCTGATTTAATCCTCATTGGTAGAAGAGGACGTACAGCTTTAATGGAACTGTTTTTAGGTAGTGTTAGTAACTATGTCGTCCATCATGCCCAATGTTGTGTCTTGATTGTACAACACAAAGATTAA